A window of Rubricoccus marinus contains these coding sequences:
- a CDS encoding NAD(P)/FAD-dependent oxidoreductase: MPGPTIRGFERHPDGARPRVVVVGTGHGGMEAVKALKREAVDVLVVDRNNYHKFQPLLYQVATAGLDSDDITQPARHLYHNQKNVDFRLGTVTGVDLARQRLEVEPGPPVPYDYLILAPGASTAYYGVEGAQQYGFPLKNVPDAIALRSHVLRQFEAANRDPSLLASGVLTFVVVGGGATGVETAGALTELFAVLDEDFPGLDTSQARVILLDGSDALMQAYAPNLQAYTKRALERRGVDVRLHQQVSRVTPEAAHLASGESIPAKTVVWAAGVRANPLVDTLGTEQVSGGRAVVDDSLRVAGYPGVFVVGDAAGASDPNGDLYPQVAQVAIQQGIHAAGEIERALRGLEPTPFRYTDLGMMATIGRNAAILELPSGFTMKGFFAWLGWAGLHVVKLAGFRNQISVLLNWAYSYFTYDRGPRLILAAEPEHDDLDPRPRLAASPEADSPRGSYSPDLAEPPN, encoded by the coding sequence ATGCCAGGCCCAACGATTCGAGGATTCGAACGCCACCCCGATGGAGCTCGTCCGCGCGTGGTCGTGGTGGGAACGGGACACGGAGGGATGGAGGCCGTCAAAGCGCTCAAGCGCGAGGCCGTGGACGTGCTCGTCGTCGACCGCAACAACTACCACAAATTCCAGCCGCTGCTCTACCAGGTCGCCACGGCCGGGCTGGACTCGGACGACATCACGCAACCTGCGCGGCACCTCTACCACAACCAGAAAAACGTCGACTTCCGCCTCGGGACCGTCACGGGCGTTGATCTCGCGCGCCAGAGGCTGGAGGTGGAGCCGGGGCCCCCGGTCCCGTACGACTACCTCATCCTCGCACCGGGCGCCAGCACGGCGTATTACGGCGTAGAGGGCGCGCAGCAGTACGGCTTCCCACTCAAAAACGTGCCGGACGCCATCGCGCTCCGCTCTCACGTGTTGCGCCAGTTCGAGGCTGCCAACCGGGACCCGTCGCTGCTCGCCTCTGGCGTGCTCACGTTCGTCGTCGTCGGCGGCGGGGCGACGGGAGTGGAGACGGCGGGCGCGCTGACGGAACTGTTTGCTGTCTTGGACGAGGACTTCCCCGGGCTCGATACGTCGCAGGCCCGCGTGATCCTCCTTGATGGGAGCGACGCGCTTATGCAGGCCTACGCCCCCAACCTCCAGGCATACACCAAGCGAGCGCTGGAGCGCCGCGGTGTAGACGTGCGCCTCCACCAGCAGGTCTCGCGCGTGACGCCAGAGGCCGCGCACCTCGCCTCTGGCGAGTCGATCCCGGCGAAGACCGTGGTCTGGGCCGCGGGCGTGCGGGCCAACCCGCTCGTGGACACGCTTGGAACAGAACAGGTGAGCGGGGGGCGCGCCGTCGTGGACGACTCGCTGCGCGTGGCGGGCTACCCCGGGGTGTTCGTCGTGGGCGACGCCGCAGGCGCAAGCGATCCCAATGGGGATCTGTACCCTCAGGTGGCCCAGGTGGCGATCCAGCAAGGCATCCACGCCGCTGGCGAGATCGAGCGCGCGTTGCGCGGTCTGGAACCGACGCCCTTCCGGTACACCGACCTCGGCATGATGGCGACGATCGGGCGGAACGCGGCAATCCTGGAACTCCCGTCCGGCTTTACGATGAAGGGCTTTTTCGCGTGGCTGGGCTGGGCGGGGCTCCACGTGGTCAAGCTCGCGGGCTTCCGCAACCAGATCTCGGTTCTGCTCAACTGGGCCTACAGCTACTTCACCTACGACCGCGGGCCGCGCCTCATCCTCGCGGCGGAGCCCGAACACGACGACTTGGACCCCCGGCCGCGCCTCGCCGCCTCGCCAGAGGCGGACTCTCCCCGCGGCTCGTACAGCCCGGACCTCGCCGAGCCGCCGAACTAG
- a CDS encoding aminotransferase class I/II-fold pyridoxal phosphate-dependent enzyme gives MSALAPRRDPASASTAPKAIFEKARQFFAPDGRYMQSKAAGVYPYFRPIEVAEGTRAVINGKEVIMAGSNNYLGLTNHPAVVEAAQAAIEKYGSGCTGSRFLNGTLDLHIELEARLARFMGTEACVLFSTGYMTNLGVIQSIAGRGDLLFSDKDNHACIVAGTQVAAAETVRYRHDDMAHLRLLLEKHSAERPNAGKIIVTDGVFSMSGTIANVPGLVELAEEFGAGLMLDDAHAVGVVGPGGKGTAAQFGLVDKVDFTTGTFSKSFASLGGFVVGSHENIEYIRHTASAHIFSASMPPANVATVLACLDILEAEPERLTRLDEVANKMRDGFRARGFNVWTSQTPIIPVVIGDQMTCLRMWGDLLKEGVFVNPVVPPAVPRGQSLMRTSYMATHSDEELDEILDIFQRVGIQHGVVTKDGKPGTFISDHGDARGEAVPPSLQG, from the coding sequence ATGTCCGCTCTCGCTCCCCGTCGCGATCCCGCCTCCGCCTCCACGGCGCCCAAAGCCATCTTCGAGAAGGCGCGCCAGTTCTTCGCGCCCGATGGCCGGTATATGCAGTCCAAGGCGGCTGGCGTGTACCCGTACTTCCGGCCGATCGAGGTCGCCGAAGGCACCCGCGCCGTCATCAACGGCAAGGAGGTCATCATGGCCGGGTCCAACAACTACCTCGGCCTCACGAACCACCCGGCGGTGGTCGAAGCCGCGCAAGCGGCCATCGAGAAATACGGCTCGGGCTGCACCGGCAGCCGGTTCCTCAACGGCACGCTGGACCTCCACATTGAATTGGAGGCCCGCCTTGCACGGTTCATGGGCACCGAGGCCTGCGTGCTGTTCTCGACGGGTTACATGACCAACCTCGGCGTGATTCAGTCCATCGCGGGACGCGGCGACTTGCTGTTCTCGGACAAAGACAACCACGCGTGCATCGTGGCTGGCACGCAAGTGGCCGCGGCGGAGACCGTCCGCTACCGGCACGACGACATGGCGCACCTCCGGCTTCTTTTGGAGAAGCACAGCGCGGAGCGCCCGAACGCCGGCAAGATCATCGTCACCGACGGCGTGTTCTCGATGTCCGGCACCATCGCGAACGTTCCTGGTCTGGTAGAGCTCGCCGAAGAGTTCGGCGCCGGCCTGATGCTGGACGACGCGCACGCCGTCGGCGTGGTCGGCCCCGGCGGCAAAGGCACGGCTGCGCAGTTCGGCCTGGTGGACAAGGTGGACTTCACGACGGGCACGTTCTCCAAGTCCTTCGCGAGCCTGGGCGGCTTCGTCGTCGGCTCGCACGAGAACATCGAGTACATCCGCCACACGGCGAGCGCGCACATCTTCAGCGCCTCCATGCCGCCCGCCAACGTCGCGACGGTCCTCGCCTGCCTCGACATTCTCGAAGCCGAGCCCGAGCGGCTCACGCGCTTGGACGAGGTCGCGAACAAGATGCGCGATGGCTTCCGCGCCAGAGGCTTCAACGTCTGGACCAGCCAAACGCCGATCATCCCGGTCGTTATCGGCGACCAGATGACATGCCTCCGGATGTGGGGCGACCTCCTCAAAGAAGGCGTCTTCGTCAACCCCGTCGTCCCGCCGGCCGTCCCTCGCGGGCAGTCGCTGATGCGCACCAGCTACATGGCGACGCACTCGGACGAGGAGTTGGACGAGATCCTGGACATCTTCCAGCGCGTCGGCATCCAGCACGGCGTTGTGACCAAGGACGGCAAGCCCGGCACCTTCATCTCCGACCACGGCGACGCCAGAGGTGAGGCCGTCCCGCCATCCCTGCAGGGATAG
- a CDS encoding DUF5683 domain-containing protein, whose protein sequence is MLAASPLAAQTPDSTATPEADLTPRLVPAAPEASVVVVDTAAVDTLRTPGRALRRSLLAPGLGQVYNGQAEKTPFVIVALLGAGAYAAYNHDRYLLYRHAFLYQSRVEAGITPNEFERFADEWVEAGSLSAVTLRSLRENARSSRDIAIVLTGAVYALQALDAYVSAHLQDFDVGEDLSLHVAPEASGGVTLTMRLGL, encoded by the coding sequence GTGTTGGCCGCTTCGCCTCTGGCGGCGCAGACGCCGGACTCCACGGCCACGCCAGAGGCCGACCTCACGCCTCGCCTCGTTCCAGCCGCGCCAGAGGCCAGCGTCGTGGTCGTGGACACGGCGGCCGTGGACACCCTTCGTACGCCGGGCCGAGCGCTCCGCCGATCCCTGCTCGCGCCGGGGTTGGGGCAGGTGTACAACGGGCAGGCGGAGAAAACGCCGTTCGTGATTGTGGCGCTGCTGGGGGCAGGCGCCTACGCGGCGTACAACCACGACCGCTACCTGCTCTACCGCCACGCGTTTCTCTACCAGTCCCGCGTGGAGGCGGGGATCACACCCAACGAGTTCGAGCGCTTCGCCGACGAATGGGTAGAGGCCGGCTCGCTCTCGGCCGTCACGCTCCGCAGCCTGCGCGAAAACGCCCGCTCCAGCCGCGACATCGCCATCGTGCTTACCGGCGCTGTCTACGCGCTCCAGGCGCTCGACGCGTACGTCTCGGCTCACCTCCAGGACTTCGACGTGGGCGAGGACCTCTCGCTGCACGTCGCGCCCGAGGCCTCTGGCGGCGTCACGCTCACGATGCGCCTCGGCCTGTAG
- a CDS encoding ParB/RepB/Spo0J family partition protein, protein LRLLRLMAAKKAALGKGLSALLPSQPGAPDAEGEEGLPRTRLYNFDERQRLAGRVADVEIDSIRPNPYQPRKDFDESALDELADSIRQLGVIQPLTVRSTGRNQFELISGERRLRASRRAGLKMVPAYVREATTEEILEMAIVENVQREDLNPVEIALGYQRLTEEVGLTQEQVAEKVSKSRSAVANTLRLLKLPPRVQASLREGTVTAGHARMLVALEDEDAQLALHREIVDDGLSVREVERRVRAMRDSASGAATEPSPTAEKAAEKTEALSSRDKLQIEKYESDLRERLATQVQIRHRGSDGAGTITLSYYSPEDLERVIEALTGR, encoded by the coding sequence CTCCGACTCCTCCGACTGATGGCCGCCAAGAAAGCCGCCCTGGGCAAAGGCCTAAGCGCCCTCCTCCCCTCCCAGCCCGGCGCCCCGGATGCCGAAGGCGAAGAAGGGCTGCCGCGCACGCGGCTCTACAACTTCGACGAACGCCAGAGGCTCGCCGGCCGCGTGGCCGACGTCGAGATCGACTCGATCCGGCCGAACCCGTACCAGCCGCGCAAGGACTTCGACGAGTCCGCCCTGGATGAGCTCGCGGACTCCATCCGCCAACTCGGCGTGATCCAGCCGCTGACGGTCCGCTCGACCGGCCGCAACCAGTTCGAGCTCATCTCCGGCGAGCGCCGCTTGCGCGCCAGCCGCCGCGCCGGGCTCAAGATGGTGCCCGCCTACGTCCGCGAGGCCACGACCGAGGAGATCCTTGAGATGGCCATCGTCGAGAACGTGCAGCGCGAGGACCTCAACCCGGTCGAGATCGCGCTCGGTTACCAGCGCCTAACCGAAGAGGTGGGCCTGACGCAGGAGCAGGTGGCGGAAAAGGTCTCCAAAAGCCGCTCGGCGGTTGCCAACACGCTGCGCTTGCTCAAGCTGCCACCGCGCGTTCAGGCGTCGCTGCGCGAGGGCACCGTTACCGCGGGCCACGCCCGGATGCTCGTCGCGTTGGAAGACGAAGACGCGCAGCTCGCGCTCCACCGCGAGATCGTGGACGACGGCCTGAGCGTCCGCGAGGTCGAGCGCCGCGTCCGCGCCATGCGGGACAGCGCCTCTGGCGCCGCGACCGAGCCGTCCCCGACGGCGGAGAAGGCCGCAGAAAAGACCGAGGCGCTCTCCTCGCGCGACAAGCTCCAGATCGAGAAGTACGAGTCCGACCTCCGCGAGCGGCTCGCCACCCAAGTCCAGATCCGCCACCGCGGTTCGGACGGCGCCGGCACCATCACGCTCTCCTACTACTCCCCCGAGGACCTGGAGCGCGTGATCGAGGCGCTGACGGGCCGCTAG